Proteins encoded by one window of Roseibium sp. Sym1:
- the pyrH gene encoding UMP kinase, translating to MTNSLRWKRILLKLSGEALMGSQAFGIDPAIVQRIAKEIADAVALGAQVGVVVGGGNIFRGVAVAAKGGNRVTGDHMGMLATIMNSLTLADALRRLKVNARVLSAVSVPSICETFSQRVADRYMEDGDVIIFAGGTGNPFFTTDSGAALRAAEMKCDAFLKGTQVDGVYSEDPKVNPDAERYETLGYEEVITRNLKVMDTTAIALARDNSIPVIVFSIHSPGALVSVLQETGTYTVVGD from the coding sequence ATGACGAATTCCTTGCGCTGGAAACGGATCCTTCTGAAACTCTCCGGCGAGGCGCTGATGGGCTCGCAGGCTTTTGGAATTGACCCGGCCATCGTGCAAAGGATCGCCAAGGAAATTGCCGACGCGGTGGCCCTCGGCGCCCAAGTCGGCGTCGTCGTCGGCGGGGGCAACATCTTCCGCGGTGTAGCCGTGGCGGCCAAGGGTGGCAACCGGGTCACCGGCGACCACATGGGCATGCTCGCGACCATCATGAACAGCCTGACCCTGGCCGATGCCCTGCGCCGCCTGAAGGTCAATGCCCGTGTCCTGTCGGCGGTTTCCGTCCCGTCCATCTGCGAGACGTTCTCCCAGCGTGTTGCCGACCGCTACATGGAAGATGGCGATGTGATCATCTTTGCCGGCGGCACCGGCAACCCGTTCTTCACCACGGACAGCGGTGCGGCCCTGCGCGCGGCGGAAATGAAATGCGACGCCTTCCTGAAGGGCACGCAGGTGGACGGCGTCTACTCGGAGGACCCCAAGGTCAATCCCGATGCCGAGCGCTATGAGACACTCGGCTACGAGGAAGTCATCACGCGCAACCTGAAAGTCATGGACACAACCGCCATTGCGCTGGCGCGCGACAATTCCATTCCGGTTATCGTGTTTTCGATCCATTCGCCCGGAGCGCTTGTCAGCGTCCTTCAGGAGACCGGTACCTACACAGTCGTGGGTGACTGA
- a CDS encoding YeeE/YedE thiosulfate transporter family protein, whose protein sequence is MTLDWKIGGLTLGVVFFLAVLLVKPIGVSTQFVILDGILWDAVDPAVVTQTEDGYTSTNAYLAKSGGKYAKSVSNPVNYSFVFVLAMIAGGALSAWLRGGVGAQERKVSELWRANFGDSALKRYAAAFAGGFIVIYGARLAGGCTSGHMMSGMMQTALSGYLFAAGAFAAAVPTAMMLYKEEV, encoded by the coding sequence ATGACCCTAGACTGGAAAATTGGAGGTTTGACACTTGGTGTGGTCTTCTTCCTCGCCGTCCTGCTTGTCAAACCCATCGGTGTTTCAACACAATTCGTGATCCTCGACGGCATCCTTTGGGACGCCGTCGATCCCGCCGTCGTCACGCAAACGGAAGACGGATACACATCGACGAACGCCTATCTCGCCAAGTCCGGCGGCAAGTATGCCAAGTCTGTATCCAATCCCGTGAACTACAGTTTTGTCTTCGTTCTGGCGATGATTGCCGGGGGCGCCCTCTCGGCCTGGCTCCGCGGCGGTGTCGGCGCGCAGGAACGCAAGGTGTCAGAACTCTGGCGGGCGAATTTCGGCGACAGTGCTCTCAAGCGCTATGCAGCGGCTTTTGCCGGCGGTTTCATCGTGATCTACGGCGCACGTCTGGCCGGGGGATGCACGTCCGGACACATGATGTCCGGCATGATGCAGACAGCCCTGTCCGGCTATCTGTTTGCCGCCGGTGCCTTCGCAGCCGCGGTGCCGACCGCGATGATGCTCTACAAAGAGGAGGTTTGA
- a CDS encoding VOC family protein, which produces MTTKGINHLGLTVRDLDRTTAFFTDVLGWKLLARDDGYPRTTVSDGTARFTLWQADKSGPMTAFDRKSNIGLHHVALEVGSEDELNELAGRVRDWPGITMEFEPEPLGGGPRKHMMFYEPGGIRLEIIWPAGQ; this is translated from the coding sequence GTGACCACCAAGGGCATCAATCACCTGGGCCTTACCGTCCGCGACCTCGACCGGACCACCGCGTTTTTCACCGATGTGCTCGGCTGGAAGCTGCTGGCCCGGGACGACGGATACCCCCGCACAACCGTGTCGGACGGCACCGCGCGTTTCACGCTTTGGCAGGCGGACAAGTCCGGGCCGATGACGGCGTTCGACCGCAAGAGCAACATCGGCCTGCATCACGTTGCCCTCGAAGTCGGCTCGGAGGACGAACTCAACGAACTCGCCGGAAGGGTGCGGGACTGGCCGGGGATCACGATGGAGTTCGAACCGGAACCACTTGGCGGCGGACCGCGCAAGCACATGATGTTTTACGAGCCCGGCGGCATCCGGCTGGAAATCATCTGGCCCGCCGGCCAGTGA
- a CDS encoding isoprenyl transferase has translation MSVSPDRDLQAQATDDTVAKLPRHVAFIMDGNGRWATARGLPRTEGHRQGLETLRKIIRHAGKVGVEVVTIYSFSSENWSRPETEVSFLMGLLRRFVQRDLSELHEANVRIRIIGGRKDLDKGILTLLQEAEELTRDNSGLELVVAFNYGSRDEIVRAAQALSEKVAAGEMRPEDVTESAIAGALDTSGLPDPDLIIRTSGEMRLSNFLLWQAAYSEFYFCDQLWPDFDEAAFDQALDCFGARERRYGGLSAKTF, from the coding sequence ATGAGCGTCAGCCCGGACCGCGACCTGCAAGCGCAAGCGACGGACGATACCGTCGCCAAGCTGCCGCGTCATGTTGCCTTCATCATGGATGGCAACGGACGCTGGGCGACAGCACGCGGTCTGCCAAGGACGGAAGGACATCGGCAAGGGCTTGAAACGCTACGCAAGATTATCCGCCATGCCGGCAAGGTCGGTGTCGAAGTCGTCACTATCTACAGTTTTTCCTCGGAGAACTGGAGCCGCCCGGAAACGGAAGTGTCCTTCCTGATGGGGCTGCTGCGCCGCTTCGTCCAACGGGACCTGAGCGAACTGCATGAAGCCAATGTGCGCATTCGCATCATTGGCGGGCGAAAAGATCTGGACAAGGGTATCCTCACGCTTCTGCAGGAGGCGGAGGAGCTGACACGCGACAATTCCGGTCTTGAGCTGGTGGTTGCGTTCAACTACGGCTCCAGGGACGAGATCGTGCGCGCCGCGCAGGCCTTGTCGGAAAAGGTGGCGGCGGGGGAAATGCGTCCCGAAGACGTCACCGAAAGCGCCATTGCCGGGGCTCTGGACACAAGCGGTCTGCCCGATCCTGATCTCATTATCCGCACGAGCGGCGAAATGCGGCTGTCGAATTTTCTGCTCTGGCAGGCGGCCTATTCCGAATTCTATTTCTGCGATCAACTGTGGCCGGACTTCGACGAAGCCGCGTTTGATCAGGCACTCGACTGTTTCGGCGCGCGTGAGCGGCGATATGGTGGCCTGAGCGCCAAGACGTTCTGA
- the tsf gene encoding translation elongation factor Ts — MSITAAMVKELREKSGAGMMDCKTALNESGGDMEAAVDWLRTKGLAKAAKKAGRVAAEGLVGVAADGSKAAVIELNSETDFVARNEGFQELVSKVAQVAVGTDGSVEAVAAADLGGKPVTDAITDAIATIGENMTLRRSAVLSANEGVVSTYIHGKVVEGLGKIGVLVALESSGDKGKLDALGRQIAMHVAATSPLALSTDELDPAVVEREKTVFSEQARESGKPENIIEKMVEGRLRKFYEEVTLVKQAFVINPDQTVEQAVEALAKELGTDVKLSGFVRFALGEGIEKEEQDFAAEVAAATGQ, encoded by the coding sequence ATGAGCATTACCGCTGCGATGGTAAAAGAGCTCCGCGAGAAATCCGGCGCTGGCATGATGGACTGCAAGACCGCCCTGAACGAATCCGGCGGTGACATGGAAGCGGCTGTCGACTGGCTGCGCACCAAGGGCCTGGCCAAGGCTGCCAAGAAGGCTGGCCGTGTGGCCGCTGAAGGTCTGGTCGGTGTGGCTGCCGACGGTAGCAAGGCTGCCGTGATCGAGCTGAATTCCGAAACCGACTTCGTCGCCCGCAACGAAGGCTTCCAGGAGCTGGTCTCCAAGGTTGCCCAGGTAGCCGTCGGCACCGACGGTTCGGTTGAGGCCGTTGCTGCCGCCGACCTTGGCGGCAAGCCGGTCACCGACGCCATCACCGACGCGATCGCCACCATCGGTGAGAACATGACCCTGCGCCGCTCCGCGGTTCTGAGCGCGAATGAAGGTGTCGTTTCCACCTATATCCACGGCAAGGTCGTTGAAGGCCTCGGCAAGATCGGTGTTCTGGTCGCCCTGGAATCTTCCGGCGACAAGGGCAAGCTGGACGCGCTTGGCCGGCAGATCGCCATGCACGTTGCCGCGACCAGCCCGCTGGCGCTGAGCACCGACGAGCTGGACCCGGCCGTGGTCGAGCGTGAAAAGACGGTGTTCTCCGAGCAGGCCCGCGAGTCCGGCAAGCCGGAAAACATCATTGAGAAAATGGTGGAAGGCCGTTTGCGCAAATTCTACGAGGAAGTTACCCTCGTGAAGCAGGCTTTTGTCATCAACCCGGATCAAACGGTTGAACAGGCCGTCGAGGCGCTCGCGAAGGAACTCGGCACCGACGTCAAACTCTCCGGCTTTGTCCGCTTCGCCCTCGGCGAGGGGATCGAGAAGGAAGAGCAAGACTTCGCCGCAGAGGTGGCAGCCGCCACCGGGCAGTAA
- the frr gene encoding ribosome recycling factor: MSVEGVDLDDLKRRMQGALSVLKTEFAGLRTGRASASMMDPISVDAYGQAMPINQVATVSVPEPRMLAVQVWDKSMVAAVEKAIRESNLGLNPVVDGQLLRLPIPELNQERRQELIKVAHKYAENAKVAIRHVRRDGMDDAKKAEKDGEISQDDSRVASDEVQKLTDQMIGEVDAMLEKKEQEISQV, encoded by the coding sequence ATGTCGGTAGAAGGTGTGGACCTGGACGATCTCAAGCGCCGAATGCAGGGAGCTCTGTCGGTGTTGAAGACCGAATTTGCCGGCCTGCGGACAGGCCGCGCGTCCGCTTCCATGATGGACCCGATTTCCGTCGATGCCTATGGCCAGGCCATGCCGATCAACCAGGTTGCAACGGTCTCCGTTCCCGAGCCGCGCATGCTTGCGGTCCAGGTCTGGGACAAGTCCATGGTGGCCGCTGTTGAAAAGGCGATCCGCGAATCGAACCTGGGTCTCAACCCGGTCGTCGATGGCCAGCTGCTGCGTCTGCCGATTCCCGAGCTCAACCAGGAACGCCGCCAGGAGCTGATCAAGGTCGCTCACAAATATGCCGAAAATGCCAAGGTGGCGATCCGTCACGTGCGCCGCGACGGCATGGACGACGCCAAGAAGGCCGAAAAGGACGGCGAGATCTCCCAGGATGACAGCCGGGTGGCCTCCGACGAGGTGCAGAAGCTCACCGACCAGATGATCGGCGAAGTCGATGCGATGCTCGAAAAGAAAGAACAGGAAATTTCTCAGGTCTGA
- a CDS encoding 1-deoxy-D-xylulose-5-phosphate reductoisomerase, giving the protein MAGAPAYNDSKDVVRITVLGATGSIGQSLADLIERNPDRFEVVALVANSNADLLAEMARKLRAGAAILAEESRLGELTERLQGTGIEVSAGEAAVLEAVDRETDLVVGAIVGSAGLKPTMAAIRPGRRIALANKECLVCAGDLFMARVRETGAELLPVDSEHNAIFQVFEAERADQVEKVILTASGGPFRTFSKADMAGVTPEQALKHPNWDMGARITIDSASMMNKGFEVIEASHLFPVSHDQLGVLVHPQSVVHGLVQYRDGSLLAQLGSPDMRTPIAHCLAYPERMPVPVRRLDLAEISQLTFEAPDLDRFPALRIALDAMKTGSGAPAVVNAVDEIAVAAFLARQAGFMDIPAAIEAVLEQLDSENALAAVDSVEDVLALDHLARVRAAKWINSRCS; this is encoded by the coding sequence ATGGCGGGTGCACCCGCGTATAACGACAGCAAGGATGTGGTCAGGATCACCGTTCTGGGAGCAACCGGGTCTATCGGCCAGAGTCTCGCGGACCTGATCGAACGCAATCCGGACCGGTTCGAGGTCGTTGCCCTTGTTGCCAACAGCAACGCCGATCTTCTGGCCGAAATGGCGAGAAAGCTCAGGGCTGGGGCAGCCATCCTGGCCGAAGAGTCGCGTCTCGGCGAGTTGACGGAACGCCTGCAGGGAACCGGCATCGAGGTATCTGCGGGCGAGGCCGCGGTTCTGGAAGCCGTCGACCGGGAGACGGATCTTGTTGTCGGCGCCATTGTCGGGTCCGCCGGTCTGAAACCGACCATGGCAGCGATCCGGCCCGGCCGGCGTATCGCGCTTGCCAACAAGGAATGCCTCGTTTGCGCCGGCGATCTTTTCATGGCCAGGGTCCGGGAGACCGGTGCGGAACTGCTGCCGGTCGACAGCGAGCACAATGCGATTTTCCAGGTGTTCGAGGCCGAGCGTGCCGATCAGGTCGAGAAGGTGATCCTGACCGCGTCAGGCGGTCCTTTCAGGACGTTTTCCAAGGCGGACATGGCCGGCGTGACGCCGGAACAGGCCTTGAAACATCCCAACTGGGACATGGGCGCCAGGATCACGATCGACAGCGCCAGCATGATGAACAAGGGCTTTGAAGTCATTGAAGCCTCGCATCTTTTTCCTGTCTCTCACGATCAGCTCGGCGTTCTCGTCCATCCGCAATCGGTGGTGCACGGGCTGGTTCAATACAGGGACGGGTCCTTGCTGGCGCAGCTCGGCAGTCCGGACATGCGCACGCCGATCGCCCATTGTCTCGCCTATCCCGAACGGATGCCGGTACCGGTCAGGCGGCTTGATCTCGCGGAAATCTCGCAGCTGACTTTCGAGGCGCCGGATCTGGACCGGTTTCCAGCACTCCGGATTGCCCTGGACGCCATGAAGACGGGGAGCGGTGCTCCGGCCGTCGTCAATGCAGTGGACGAGATCGCCGTGGCGGCTTTCCTTGCCCGCCAGGCAGGCTTTATGGACATCCCCGCCGCCATTGAAGCTGTTCTGGAACAGCTTGACAGCGAAAACGCGCTTGCCGCGGTGGACAGTGTCGAGGACGTCCTGGCGCTCGACCATCTGGCCAGGGTCAGAGCCGCGAAGTGGATCAATTCCAGGTGTTCATAG
- a CDS encoding YeeE/YedE thiosulfate transporter family protein, translating to MEIVLALLIGGAFGAVLDRIGASDPNVIGRMLNLTNLKLMKAILLAIGTGSALMFGGQMLGLVDVGHMSVKTAYLGVLFGGLLLGAGWALAGYCPGTGLVAAGAGRRDAFAFIAGGLLGAAAYMISYPAAKSLGILDPILGGKTTLGSVPGTDYAALTGLPGDILGIVLGVAFVVVAFLLPDWIVRRDTRLPAE from the coding sequence ATGGAAATCGTACTTGCTCTGTTGATTGGCGGCGCTTTCGGCGCAGTACTGGACCGGATCGGCGCATCCGATCCGAACGTGATCGGACGCATGCTCAATCTCACCAACCTGAAACTCATGAAGGCCATTCTCCTGGCAATCGGCACGGGTTCGGCGCTAATGTTCGGCGGACAGATGCTGGGCCTTGTCGATGTCGGCCACATGTCGGTCAAAACGGCCTATCTTGGCGTTCTCTTCGGCGGATTGCTGCTTGGGGCAGGCTGGGCGCTCGCCGGCTATTGTCCCGGCACAGGTCTCGTCGCTGCGGGTGCGGGACGCCGTGACGCCTTCGCCTTCATCGCGGGCGGACTTCTGGGGGCGGCCGCCTACATGATCAGCTACCCGGCCGCCAAGTCTCTCGGCATCCTTGACCCGATTCTCGGTGGCAAGACGACACTTGGGTCCGTTCCCGGCACCGACTACGCGGCCTTGACCGGCCTGCCGGGTGACATTCTCGGGATCGTGCTGGGTGTCGCCTTCGTGGTTGTCGCGTTTCTGTTGCCGGACTGGATTGTCCGCAGAGACACCCGCCTGCCTGCGGAATAA
- the rpsB gene encoding 30S ribosomal protein S2: MALPDFTMRQLLEAGVHFGHQKHRWNPRMGQFIFGVRNDVHIMDLSQTVPLLHQALKAVSDTVAGGGRVLIVGTKRQAQEAVASSARNSAQYFVNARWLGGMLTNWKTISQSIQRLRKLEETLSSDAANALTKKERLFMDREREKLERNLGGIKDMGGIPDLIFVIDTNRESIAIQEARRLGIPVAAILDSNSDPDGITYPVPGNDDAGRAISLYCDLIARAAIDGISRAQGAAGMDIGASDEAPVEEALAETAEEAPAEEAPAEAAPAEAEAEAAPAQA, translated from the coding sequence ATGGCATTGCCCGATTTCACCATGCGCCAGCTGCTCGAAGCTGGTGTGCACTTTGGTCACCAGAAACACCGCTGGAACCCGCGCATGGGTCAGTTCATCTTTGGTGTGCGCAACGACGTTCACATCATGGATCTGTCCCAGACCGTTCCGCTTCTGCACCAGGCTCTGAAAGCCGTGTCCGACACGGTTGCCGGTGGTGGCCGCGTTCTGATCGTCGGCACCAAGCGCCAGGCCCAGGAAGCTGTTGCATCGTCCGCACGGAACTCCGCGCAGTACTTTGTCAACGCCCGCTGGCTCGGCGGCATGCTGACCAACTGGAAGACCATCTCCCAGTCCATTCAGCGCCTGCGCAAGCTGGAAGAGACCCTGTCCTCCGACGCTGCCAACGCCCTGACGAAAAAAGAACGCCTGTTCATGGACCGCGAGCGTGAAAAGCTCGAGCGGAACCTGGGCGGCATCAAGGACATGGGCGGTATCCCGGACCTGATCTTCGTGATCGACACCAACCGTGAATCCATCGCCATCCAGGAAGCCCGCCGTCTGGGCATCCCGGTCGCCGCGATCCTCGATTCCAACTCCGATCCGGACGGCATCACCTACCCGGTGCCGGGCAACGACGACGCCGGCCGCGCGATTTCGCTCTATTGCGACCTGATCGCCCGTGCCGCCATTGACGGCATTTCCCGCGCCCAGGGCGCAGCCGGCATGGATATCGGCGCATCGGACGAAGCTCCGGTTGAAGAAGCTCTGGCGGAAACCGCCGAAGAAGCTCCGGCTGAAGAAGCTCCTGCCGAAGCAGCACCCGCTGAAGCTGAAGCTGAAGCCGCACCGGCTCAGGCCTAA
- the rseP gene encoding RIP metalloprotease RseP translates to MDLLLSAYTLIVGTIIPFLFVLTIVVFFHELGHFAVARWCNVKVDAFSVGFGRELFGRTDRKGTRWKLCWIPLGGYVKFAGDENSASVPSRELIAQMSEEDRKTAFIAKPVWQRAAVVAAGPLANFVLAICIFAALFVAIGKQGLRPVVEEVFAGGAADRGGIQSGDVITEIDGRQIQTFSELRQVVLMNADTPLVFEVDRDGKPVTLTVTPDAKEKEVFFGERQMAGDIGLRGLATPENVVLIKYGPLEAVAEGGRETWRIIEGTVSYVWGVITQRKSADQLGGPIRVAQISGQVADLGILPLISLTAVLSVSIGLINLAPVPILDGGHLVYFAAEALRGRPLSERVQDVGFRIGLGLVLMLMVFVTWKDIMRLVGTDS, encoded by the coding sequence ATGGACCTTCTTCTCTCCGCATATACCCTCATTGTCGGCACCATCATTCCATTTCTGTTCGTGCTGACAATCGTGGTGTTTTTTCATGAACTTGGGCATTTTGCCGTCGCGCGCTGGTGCAACGTCAAGGTCGACGCCTTTTCCGTCGGTTTCGGCCGGGAACTTTTTGGCCGGACGGACAGAAAAGGCACCAGGTGGAAGCTTTGCTGGATTCCCCTTGGCGGTTACGTGAAGTTTGCCGGCGATGAAAACTCTGCCAGCGTACCGAGCCGGGAACTGATTGCCCAGATGAGCGAAGAGGACCGCAAAACCGCCTTCATCGCCAAGCCGGTCTGGCAAAGGGCGGCCGTGGTGGCGGCCGGACCGCTTGCGAATTTTGTCCTGGCCATCTGCATCTTCGCTGCTCTGTTTGTCGCCATCGGCAAACAGGGGCTTCGGCCTGTCGTGGAAGAGGTCTTCGCAGGTGGCGCCGCGGATCGTGGCGGTATCCAGTCCGGGGATGTCATTACGGAGATCGATGGGCGGCAGATCCAGACATTCAGCGAATTGCGCCAGGTCGTCCTCATGAACGCCGACACGCCGCTCGTATTCGAGGTGGATCGAGACGGCAAACCGGTCACGCTGACCGTGACGCCGGACGCCAAGGAAAAGGAAGTCTTTTTCGGTGAACGGCAGATGGCGGGCGATATCGGGCTGCGCGGTCTGGCGACCCCCGAAAACGTGGTCCTGATCAAATACGGTCCTCTCGAGGCCGTGGCTGAAGGGGGCAGGGAGACCTGGCGGATCATCGAGGGCACTGTCAGCTATGTCTGGGGCGTGATCACGCAACGCAAGTCCGCCGACCAACTGGGAGGCCCGATCCGGGTGGCACAGATTTCCGGTCAGGTCGCAGACCTCGGCATTCTGCCGCTGATATCCCTGACCGCCGTGCTGTCGGTCAGCATCGGCCTGATCAACCTTGCTCCGGTGCCGATTCTCGACGGCGGGCACCTGGTCTATTTCGCTGCCGAAGCCCTGCGCGGCCGGCCTTTGAGCGAGCGGGTTCAGGATGTCGGCTTCCGCATCGGACTGGGATTGGTTCTGATGTTGATGGTCTTTGTCACCTGGAAAGATATCATGCGGCTGGTCGGCACCGATTCATGA
- a CDS encoding phosphatidate cytidylyltransferase has protein sequence MAQEDPPSKKMSDLGVRLASALVLGPLVLGLAYLGGIVFSLLMLVVTMLFLWEWFTITGTPLKSAASLAGQGGLVALAVLHVAGQPEIGLGVMLLGAFAVFAISGFSKSGRWGVEGTIYSGLALFSFLALRDGSNGLVVTFFLLFVVWATDIFAYFTGRALGGPKLWKRVSPKKTWSGATGGLVLATIFGTGVAYVTGENNLLAWALLAAVLSIVSQAGDLLESAIKRRFEVKDSSRLIPGHGGIMDRIDGLVAAAIVAVLAGLISGGTLSDPIAGLGLS, from the coding sequence ATGGCACAGGAAGATCCCCCCTCGAAAAAAATGTCCGACCTGGGAGTGAGACTGGCGTCCGCACTGGTTCTGGGGCCGCTCGTTCTTGGTCTCGCCTACCTGGGCGGGATCGTCTTCAGCCTGCTCATGCTGGTCGTGACAATGCTGTTCCTGTGGGAGTGGTTCACCATTACCGGAACGCCACTGAAGTCGGCGGCATCGCTTGCCGGACAGGGGGGGCTGGTGGCTCTAGCAGTCTTGCACGTGGCCGGACAGCCGGAGATCGGCCTTGGTGTCATGCTGTTGGGGGCGTTTGCCGTTTTCGCAATCAGCGGATTTTCCAAATCGGGCCGCTGGGGCGTGGAAGGCACCATCTACAGTGGTCTGGCCCTCTTTTCGTTCCTGGCCTTGCGGGATGGCAGCAATGGCCTTGTCGTCACGTTCTTTCTTCTGTTTGTGGTCTGGGCAACCGACATCTTCGCCTATTTCACGGGCCGTGCTCTCGGGGGGCCGAAGCTCTGGAAACGGGTCTCGCCCAAGAAGACGTGGTCCGGCGCGACCGGCGGTCTTGTGCTTGCCACGATCTTCGGAACAGGTGTCGCCTATGTGACCGGCGAGAACAACCTTCTGGCCTGGGCCCTGCTGGCTGCCGTTCTTTCCATTGTCTCCCAGGCGGGTGATCTCCTGGAATCGGCCATAAAGCGCCGGTTTGAGGTCAAGGATTCCAGCAGGCTCATTCCCGGACATGGCGGCATCATGGACCGCATAGACGGGCTGGTTGCGGCCGCCATCGTCGCGGTCCTCGCCGGCCTGATTTCCGGGGGCACCTTGTCAGACCCGATCGCGGGGCTTGGCCTGAGCTGA